One segment of Alistipes finegoldii DSM 17242 DNA contains the following:
- a CDS encoding DMT family transporter, translating into MRNISNIKGVLYAVVSSATFGLIPLFSIPLLHAGMASPTILFYRMLLSAAIMAAVALLLKRNFRISRRDFGVLAGLSLMYAATSLGLLRSYDYIPSGVATTVNFLYPLVVTIVMTLFFRERSSVWIVIAVFISLVGVALLAWGDAGNNDPGRGLIYAGTTVFTYAVYIIGVMKSRAGRLDPLIVAFYVLTFSAAVFLVYALSTSGIAVVHTWHIWRNLLLLALLPTVLSNLTLVLAIKHIGSTMTSILGSMEPLTAVLVGVVHFGERFDLDSAAGLILVVTAVIIVILQTNHTPQTPPANIPPTQPQE; encoded by the coding sequence ATGCGTAACATAAGTAATATAAAGGGAGTGCTCTACGCCGTTGTCTCTTCGGCCACGTTCGGGCTGATCCCGCTCTTCTCGATCCCGCTGCTTCATGCGGGCATGGCCTCGCCGACGATTCTCTTCTACCGCATGCTGCTCTCGGCGGCCATCATGGCGGCGGTGGCGTTGCTGCTGAAACGCAACTTCCGCATCTCGCGGCGCGACTTCGGCGTACTGGCCGGCCTGAGCCTGATGTACGCCGCCACGTCGCTGGGACTGCTGCGCTCGTACGATTACATACCGAGCGGCGTGGCCACCACCGTCAATTTTCTCTATCCGCTGGTGGTGACCATCGTCATGACGCTCTTTTTCCGCGAACGCAGTTCGGTGTGGATCGTCATCGCAGTCTTCATTTCGCTCGTCGGCGTGGCGCTGCTGGCGTGGGGGGACGCGGGAAACAACGATCCGGGACGCGGCCTGATCTATGCCGGGACGACCGTATTCACCTATGCGGTGTATATCATCGGGGTGATGAAGAGCCGCGCCGGACGGCTCGACCCGCTGATCGTGGCGTTCTACGTGCTGACCTTCTCCGCCGCGGTGTTTCTGGTCTACGCCCTCTCAACGTCCGGCATCGCGGTAGTCCACACATGGCACATCTGGCGCAACCTGCTGTTGCTGGCCCTGCTCCCGACGGTGCTCTCCAACCTGACGCTGGTGCTGGCGATCAAGCATATCGGCTCGACGATGACTTCGATCCTCGGCTCGATGGAACCCCTGACGGCCGTACTGGTCGGCGTCGTCCACTTCGGCGAACGCTTCGACCTCGACTCCGCGGCCGGACTGATTCTGGTCGTCACGGCGGTCATCATCGTCATTCTCCAGACCAATCACACGCCCCAGACGCCGCCGGCAAACATTCCGCCCACGCAGCCGCAGGAGTAA
- a CDS encoding DUF4491 family protein, whose product MEFLTEYNLTGLVIGVATFLIIGLFHPFVIKGEYYFGVRCWWFFLLMGVAAIAASVAVRHILWSTLLAVWGASSLWSIGELFEQRGRVAKGWFPANPNRKKK is encoded by the coding sequence ATGGAATTTCTGACGGAATACAACCTTACGGGGCTGGTGATCGGCGTCGCTACGTTTCTGATCATCGGTCTGTTCCACCCCTTCGTAATCAAGGGCGAATATTACTTCGGCGTACGCTGCTGGTGGTTTTTCCTGCTGATGGGCGTCGCGGCGATCGCGGCGTCGGTCGCCGTGCGGCATATCCTCTGGTCCACCCTGCTGGCCGTCTGGGGCGCGTCGTCGCTCTGGTCGATCGGCGAGCTGTTCGAGCAGCGCGGACGTGTGGCGAAGGGATGGTTCCCGGCCAATCCGAACCGGAAGAAGAAATGA
- a CDS encoding DcaP family trimeric outer membrane transporter, with protein MKTFRLLIVALLLASSASAQRHMRDGRNGEYSPTVYLISVHEVDTVYNCGGCGSRQAAALNRLAMDNATQDYIETHRPGFQQSEKPQFVFASKNNRFSFSLGGFVSLRAGYDFDGIVDNIDFVPYDIPVPGNYNSKQKLMMDASTSRLFMKAITNTRALGRVVIYMDADFRGGAEGSYTPRLRSAYVSFKGLTLGRDVTTFCDLQAAPTTIDFQGPNAYNFNFATMIRYEVSFARRHMTFGVAAEMPNVSATYGENFKPMHQRVPDFPMYLQYAWGDDRSSHIRASGVIRNPYMHKVSKNSTTSLLGWGVQFSGTIKCCDWFRLFMNGVYGEGITPYIQDLTGSGLDFTPNPEDPSLVRMMPMWGWQAAGQINITPRLFVSGGYSTVRVQRSHGYYTDDQYKQGQYIFGNIFYSLTPRCKVAGEYLYGSRKDMNSMKNHANRVNVMVQYSF; from the coding sequence ATGAAAACATTTCGACTTTTGATTGTGGCTCTGCTGCTTGCGTCTTCCGCTTCGGCCCAGCGACACATGCGCGACGGCCGCAACGGAGAGTATTCGCCCACGGTCTACCTTATCTCCGTGCACGAAGTGGACACGGTTTACAACTGCGGCGGCTGCGGCAGCCGTCAGGCCGCGGCGCTCAACCGGCTGGCGATGGACAATGCCACGCAGGACTATATCGAGACGCACCGCCCCGGTTTCCAGCAGTCCGAGAAGCCCCAGTTCGTATTCGCGTCGAAGAACAACCGGTTCTCGTTCTCGCTGGGCGGCTTCGTGAGCCTGCGCGCCGGATACGACTTCGACGGCATCGTGGACAATATCGACTTCGTGCCCTACGACATTCCCGTTCCGGGCAATTACAATTCGAAACAGAAGCTGATGATGGACGCCTCGACTTCGCGTCTCTTCATGAAGGCGATCACCAACACGCGGGCGCTGGGCCGCGTGGTGATTTACATGGACGCCGACTTCCGCGGCGGCGCGGAGGGCAGCTATACGCCCCGCCTGCGCTCGGCTTACGTGTCGTTCAAGGGGCTGACCCTCGGACGCGACGTGACGACGTTCTGCGACCTGCAGGCCGCGCCCACGACCATCGACTTTCAGGGACCGAACGCCTACAACTTCAATTTCGCCACGATGATCCGCTATGAGGTTTCGTTCGCCCGCCGGCACATGACCTTCGGCGTCGCGGCCGAAATGCCCAATGTGAGCGCGACCTACGGCGAAAACTTCAAGCCGATGCACCAGCGCGTGCCCGACTTCCCGATGTATCTGCAGTATGCGTGGGGTGACGACCGCAGCAGCCATATCCGCGCGTCGGGTGTCATCCGCAACCCCTACATGCACAAGGTCTCGAAAAATTCGACCACCTCGCTGCTCGGCTGGGGCGTGCAGTTCAGCGGTACGATCAAGTGCTGCGACTGGTTCCGGCTCTTCATGAACGGCGTTTACGGCGAGGGCATCACCCCCTATATTCAGGACCTGACGGGTTCGGGACTTGACTTCACGCCCAATCCCGAAGATCCGTCGCTCGTGCGCATGATGCCGATGTGGGGCTGGCAGGCCGCCGGGCAGATCAACATCACGCCGCGCCTGTTCGTTTCGGGCGGCTATTCGACCGTCCGCGTGCAGCGCAGCCACGGCTATTACACCGACGACCAGTACAAGCAGGGGCAGTATATCTTCGGCAACATCTTCTATTCGCTCACGCCGCGCTGCAAGGTGGCCGGCGAGTACCTCTACGGTTCGCGCAAGGACATGAACAGCATGAAGAACCACGCCAACCGCGTGAACGTGATGGTGCAGTACAGCTTCTGA
- a CDS encoding metallophosphoesterase — MFLWFISILTLAAAAADIIHYRRLRRRGTSARNLRLFVALAAATDALPPVIALTDALSRDNTTGFMLFAMWAFWVWMITVLPRIACYFFRLIGLPHAGIAAGICVAALLIWGTTRGRTQIRVSRTEVCSERIPAGFDGFRIVQFSDVHLGTLVCPEAELSRIADSINSLHPDLVVFCGDLVNIRGSELDARAMRLLGGLRAPYGVVSVTGNHDAGVYIKDSIAHPAQASLAEVVARQREMGWRVLEDTTVYLRRGGDSISLTGLSFDPALRHLRHAPDLPPANLNAAYRGVPDSLYNITAVHIPQLWDQIAGEGYGDLTLSGHVHSMQLKIRLFGHAFSPAQLIYTRWSGRYDEKGRTLYINDGTGYVAFPMRLGAWPEITLITLKRCG; from the coding sequence ATGTTTCTCTGGTTTATTTCGATTCTGACGCTCGCGGCCGCAGCCGCAGACATCATACACTACCGCCGGCTGCGGCGGCGCGGAACCTCCGCACGCAACCTGCGCCTGTTCGTCGCGCTGGCCGCCGCCACCGACGCCCTGCCGCCGGTCATCGCCCTGACCGACGCCCTGAGCCGCGACAACACCACGGGATTCATGCTCTTCGCCATGTGGGCGTTCTGGGTATGGATGATCACCGTCCTGCCGCGCATCGCCTGCTATTTCTTCCGGCTCATCGGCCTGCCGCACGCCGGCATCGCCGCCGGCATCTGCGTGGCCGCGCTCCTGATCTGGGGCACCACTCGGGGCAGGACGCAAATCCGCGTCAGCCGCACCGAAGTCTGCTCCGAACGGATTCCCGCGGGATTCGACGGTTTCCGCATCGTCCAGTTCTCGGACGTCCACCTCGGCACGCTCGTCTGCCCCGAAGCGGAGCTGAGCCGCATCGCGGACAGCATCAACAGCCTGCATCCCGACCTCGTCGTCTTCTGCGGCGATCTGGTCAATATCCGCGGTTCGGAGTTGGACGCCCGCGCCATGCGCCTGCTGGGCGGCCTGCGCGCACCGTACGGAGTCGTGTCGGTCACGGGCAACCACGACGCCGGAGTGTACATCAAGGACAGCATCGCGCATCCCGCCCAAGCGAGTCTGGCCGAGGTCGTCGCACGCCAGCGGGAAATGGGGTGGCGCGTGCTGGAGGACACGACCGTCTACCTGCGGCGCGGCGGCGACAGCATCTCGCTGACGGGCCTTTCGTTCGACCCCGCACTGCGGCACCTGCGCCACGCTCCCGACCTGCCGCCCGCGAACCTGAACGCCGCCTACCGCGGCGTCCCCGACTCGCTCTACAACATCACCGCCGTGCACATTCCCCAGCTCTGGGACCAAATCGCCGGAGAGGGATACGGAGACCTGACCCTTTCGGGCCACGTACACAGTATGCAGCTGAAAATACGCCTTTTCGGACACGCCTTCTCTCCGGCGCAGCTGATCTACACGCGGTGGAGCGGTCGCTACGACGAAAAAGGCCGCACACTCTATATCAACGACGGCACGGGGTACGTCGCATTCCCGATGCGTCTGGGCGCATGGCCCGAAATCACACTCATAACGCTGAAAAGATGCGGGTAA
- a CDS encoding dihydrofolate reductase family protein, protein MRVTLSAAVTADGFLDDNSPRRLIISTPEDWAEVYRLRAAHDAILVGAETLRRDDPSLLVRDEEVRARRRERGLPPDIAKVTLTGTGELSPGLRFFTEGEAERYVFSPHEIDSLQNIETVISTGEPITAKLIVTQLEKRGVERLMVEGGAAVLRMFLGEGMADTLRLAVNPQLRLGSAGGAEFRFTPPQGTPQTRENLGGMEVTTYTLHPDTSAADLRFLKQAVDEGRKCTPSATSYCVGAVVVTADGRIFAGHTHETSPTHHAEQEAIAKALAAGAALRGAAMYSSMEPCSQRASEPESCTQLLLKYGFARAVFALYEPGCFVCCRGALTLREAGVDVRVYPGLAGGVWEANAHLKR, encoded by the coding sequence ATGCGGGTAACACTTTCCGCCGCGGTTACGGCCGACGGCTTTCTGGACGACAACAGCCCCCGGAGGCTGATTATTTCGACGCCCGAAGACTGGGCGGAGGTCTACCGTCTGCGCGCCGCGCACGACGCCATTCTGGTCGGCGCCGAAACACTGCGGCGCGACGACCCGTCGCTGCTCGTGCGCGACGAAGAGGTTCGCGCCCGCCGCAGGGAGCGGGGATTGCCGCCTGACATCGCCAAAGTGACGCTAACCGGCACGGGCGAACTTTCGCCCGGACTGCGTTTCTTCACCGAAGGCGAGGCCGAACGCTATGTGTTTTCTCCGCACGAAATAGATAGTTTACAGAACATTGAAACGGTTATATCAACCGGAGAACCAATTACGGCGAAGCTGATCGTCACCCAGCTGGAGAAGCGGGGCGTCGAACGGCTGATGGTCGAGGGCGGGGCGGCGGTCCTCCGCATGTTCCTCGGCGAAGGCATGGCCGACACCCTGCGGCTGGCCGTCAACCCGCAACTGCGGCTCGGCTCGGCGGGCGGCGCGGAATTCCGCTTCACACCGCCGCAGGGCACTCCGCAGACCCGTGAAAACTTGGGCGGCATGGAGGTCACGACCTACACGCTGCATCCCGACACCTCCGCCGCAGACCTGCGTTTCCTGAAGCAGGCCGTGGACGAAGGCCGCAAATGCACTCCCAGCGCCACGTCCTACTGCGTCGGCGCGGTCGTGGTCACGGCCGACGGCCGGATCTTTGCAGGGCACACGCACGAAACCTCGCCGACGCACCACGCCGAGCAGGAAGCCATCGCCAAGGCGCTGGCGGCCGGAGCGGCGCTCCGCGGAGCCGCCATGTACTCCTCGATGGAACCCTGCTCGCAGCGGGCCAGCGAACCGGAGAGCTGCACGCAGCTCCTGCTGAAATACGGATTCGCCCGCGCCGTCTTCGCGCTCTACGAACCCGGCTGCTTCGTCTGCTGCCGCGGTGCGCTCACCCTGCGCGAAGCGGGCGTCGACGTACGGGTCTATCCCGGACTGGCCGGGGGAGTGTGGGAAGCCAACGCCCACCTGAAGCGCTGA
- a CDS encoding TolC family protein, producing MNMKTAVGIAFAAAFATVAPLSAQEVKQTLSLDEAIAVTLTENPAMKAAEFEEKAAMQERRAAIGLRMPKINVTGAYAYLGKDIGFDFNEMKGPAKNLAGQLLGSGLIPPEAIPSINGLLNPLLNADWFLTLQDRSLGFVGGGVTMPIWLGGKINAANRAARINERTAAEQGNQTRNALISELVERYFGLALAMQVVEVRRQVVDGVRRHLEDAIALEKNGMIAQSERLYVEFKMAEAERELANAKLQAETIASALSNTLGRENAWQPVTSMFMIDKVEELAYYQDLAQDRNPLLNQVSLKRQLAEEGVRVQRAEFLPQVAAIGGGSFYNYQVSGIVPRWAVGVGVNIKIFDGLNREYKYSAAKQTARRVGALQNKAGKDISVLVEKLYNQMMNYRNQMTSIDASLNFAEEYLRMKNAAFLEGMSSSSDLIDAELNLAGVRTERLQAAYNFDLLLAQLLETAGISDEFPAYARRSDARPVLFDKK from the coding sequence ATGAATATGAAAACAGCAGTCGGAATAGCTTTTGCGGCGGCATTCGCAACCGTCGCCCCGCTGTCGGCGCAGGAGGTCAAGCAGACGCTTTCGCTCGACGAGGCGATCGCCGTCACCCTCACGGAAAATCCCGCGATGAAGGCAGCCGAGTTCGAGGAGAAGGCCGCGATGCAGGAGCGTCGCGCGGCCATCGGCCTGCGCATGCCCAAAATCAACGTCACGGGCGCCTATGCCTATCTGGGCAAGGACATCGGATTCGACTTCAACGAGATGAAGGGTCCCGCCAAGAACCTCGCGGGACAGCTGCTGGGAAGCGGGCTGATACCGCCCGAAGCGATCCCTTCGATCAACGGCCTGCTCAACCCGCTGCTGAACGCCGACTGGTTCCTCACGCTGCAGGACCGGAGTCTGGGGTTCGTGGGTGGCGGGGTGACCATGCCGATCTGGCTGGGCGGTAAGATCAACGCCGCCAACCGCGCCGCACGCATCAACGAACGCACCGCCGCAGAGCAGGGCAACCAGACGCGCAACGCCCTGATCTCCGAGCTGGTGGAGCGTTACTTCGGCCTTGCGCTCGCCATGCAGGTCGTCGAGGTGCGCCGGCAGGTCGTGGACGGCGTGCGCCGCCACCTCGAAGACGCCATAGCCCTCGAAAAGAACGGCATGATCGCCCAGAGCGAACGGCTCTACGTCGAATTCAAGATGGCCGAGGCCGAGCGCGAGCTGGCCAACGCCAAGCTGCAGGCCGAAACCATCGCCAGCGCACTCTCCAACACGCTGGGACGCGAAAACGCATGGCAGCCCGTGACGTCGATGTTCATGATCGACAAGGTCGAGGAGCTGGCTTACTATCAGGATCTGGCGCAGGACCGCAACCCGCTGCTCAATCAGGTTTCGCTCAAACGCCAGCTGGCCGAGGAGGGCGTCCGCGTCCAGCGCGCCGAATTCCTGCCGCAGGTGGCGGCCATCGGCGGCGGTTCGTTCTACAACTATCAGGTTTCGGGCATCGTGCCCCGCTGGGCCGTGGGCGTGGGGGTCAATATCAAGATCTTCGACGGCCTGAACCGCGAATACAAATATTCGGCGGCCAAACAGACCGCCCGCCGCGTCGGCGCCCTGCAGAACAAGGCCGGCAAGGATATTTCGGTGCTGGTCGAGAAGCTCTACAACCAGATGATGAACTACCGCAACCAGATGACCTCGATCGACGCGTCGCTGAACTTCGCCGAGGAGTACCTCCGCATGAAAAACGCCGCCTTCCTCGAAGGCATGAGCTCGTCGTCGGACCTGATCGACGCCGAGCTGAACCTCGCGGGAGTGCGCACCGAACGTCTGCAGGCGGCCTATAATTTCGACCTGCTGCTGGCGCAGCTGCTCGAAACCGCAGGTATCAGCGACGAATTCCCGGCCTATGCGCGCCGCAGCGACGCACGGCCCGTTCTGTTCGATAAAAAATAA
- a CDS encoding HlyD family secretion protein, with protein sequence MKRSNIIGIIAAAVVIIVSVVLISWYLRRSTPTLIQGTVECTTYKASSKVPGRIDDMKVEQGDRVEKGQLLYTLSTPELEAKLQQAEAVKSAAAALDQAAIAGARIQQIEAAMNMWEKAQAGLELARKTYERVKNLYEQGVVPEQKMDEASANYKAMEATAMAAKAQYNLAMDGARKEDKEAAAARVRQAEGAVSEVESYISDAMVYSPVTGEVSTIIAEQGELVGSGYPVVAILDMSDMWVTFNIKETLLPAIRVGTRMSGYVPALGYDVEFEVTYIAVQADFATWSATRTQGGFDIRTFAVKAKPTTHIENMRPGMSVLVDWDLIGK encoded by the coding sequence ATGAAACGCAGCAACATCATTGGAATCATCGCGGCCGCCGTGGTCATCATCGTGTCGGTCGTACTGATCAGCTGGTACCTCCGCAGATCGACCCCGACGCTGATTCAGGGCACGGTGGAGTGCACGACCTACAAGGCCTCGTCGAAAGTGCCGGGCCGTATCGACGACATGAAAGTCGAGCAGGGCGACCGCGTGGAGAAGGGGCAGCTGCTCTACACGCTCTCGACGCCCGAACTGGAAGCCAAGCTCCAGCAGGCCGAAGCGGTCAAGAGCGCGGCCGCGGCGTTGGATCAGGCCGCCATAGCCGGCGCCCGCATCCAGCAGATCGAAGCGGCCATGAACATGTGGGAGAAGGCGCAGGCCGGGCTGGAACTGGCGCGCAAGACCTACGAGCGCGTGAAAAACCTCTACGAGCAGGGCGTAGTCCCCGAACAAAAGATGGACGAAGCGTCGGCCAACTACAAAGCCATGGAAGCCACGGCGATGGCTGCCAAAGCGCAGTACAATCTGGCCATGGACGGCGCCCGCAAGGAGGACAAGGAGGCCGCCGCGGCCCGTGTCCGTCAGGCCGAAGGAGCCGTCAGCGAAGTCGAATCCTACATCAGCGACGCCATGGTCTATTCGCCCGTGACGGGCGAGGTCTCGACCATCATCGCCGAGCAGGGCGAGCTGGTCGGCAGCGGCTATCCCGTGGTGGCGATCCTCGACATGAGCGACATGTGGGTGACTTTCAATATCAAGGAGACCCTGCTCCCCGCGATTCGGGTCGGCACCCGCATGAGCGGCTACGTGCCGGCGCTGGGGTATGACGTGGAGTTCGAGGTGACCTATATCGCCGTGCAGGCCGACTTCGCGACGTGGTCGGCGACCCGCACGCAGGGCGGCTTCGACATCCGCACCTTCGCCGTCAAAGCCAAGCCCACGACGCATATCGAAAACATGCGTCCGGGAATGAGCGTACTCGTGGACTGGGACCTGATCGGGAAGTAG
- a CDS encoding ABC transporter permease: MLNFLRNTYAVLRRELTRLAHQPMYFVLMLVLPVVSFAFFALLFNKGVARDIPIAVLDQDHTSLSRKVTQMIDDTATAMVSYGIQDMDEGERLMREGKIMAIVQIPAFFEKNILSNSQTHIETYISGTNITVNGLLSKDIQTAVTTFSGGIQIQLLTKQGLTELQAMAQLMPVRFNKHVLFNPYINYGYYLSPSFMPMMLLIFIVMVTVFTIGTELKKGTAREWIETGNGSVSAALLGKVLPVTVVMFLMSLVMFLIIFKVVGVPLNGSLTVILLSTLLFVMSYQAIAVFIVSLLSNLRLSLSIGGGYSVLAFTFSGLTFPIMAMWPAMQYLSRLFPFTYYTDIFVDQMLRGAPVVCSLPDMCYMSLFIVLPLLCLPRLRTICTEEKYWGRL, encoded by the coding sequence ATGCTGAATTTCCTGCGTAATACTTATGCCGTTCTGCGGCGGGAACTGACGCGCCTCGCGCACCAGCCGATGTATTTCGTGCTGATGCTCGTGCTGCCCGTCGTGTCGTTCGCGTTCTTCGCCCTGCTGTTCAACAAGGGCGTGGCGCGCGACATTCCGATCGCGGTACTGGATCAGGACCACACCTCGCTCTCGCGCAAGGTCACGCAGATGATCGACGACACGGCGACGGCAATGGTGTCGTACGGCATTCAGGACATGGACGAAGGCGAAAGGCTGATGCGCGAAGGCAAGATCATGGCGATCGTGCAGATTCCGGCATTCTTCGAGAAAAATATCCTGAGCAACAGCCAGACCCATATCGAGACCTACATATCGGGAACGAACATCACGGTGAACGGCCTGCTGTCGAAAGACATCCAGACCGCCGTGACGACCTTTTCGGGCGGCATCCAGATCCAGCTGCTCACCAAACAGGGACTCACCGAGCTGCAGGCCATGGCGCAGCTGATGCCCGTGCGGTTCAACAAGCACGTATTGTTCAATCCCTATATCAATTACGGCTATTACCTCTCGCCGAGCTTTATGCCGATGATGCTCCTGATCTTCATCGTCATGGTGACGGTCTTCACCATCGGCACGGAGCTTAAGAAGGGTACGGCGCGCGAATGGATCGAGACGGGCAACGGCTCGGTATCGGCCGCACTGCTGGGGAAGGTCCTGCCAGTGACGGTGGTGATGTTCCTCATGTCGCTGGTCATGTTCCTGATCATCTTCAAGGTCGTCGGCGTGCCCCTGAACGGCAGTCTGACGGTCATCCTGCTGAGCACGCTGCTCTTCGTGATGAGCTATCAGGCCATCGCGGTCTTCATCGTCTCGCTGCTGTCGAACCTGCGCCTTTCGCTCTCGATCGGCGGCGGCTATTCGGTGCTGGCCTTCACCTTTTCGGGACTCACGTTCCCGATCATGGCCATGTGGCCCGCCATGCAGTACCTGAGCAGGCTCTTCCCGTTCACCTACTACACCGACATCTTCGTCGATCAGATGCTGCGGGGCGCCCCGGTCGTCTGTTCGCTGCCCGACATGTGCTACATGTCGCTGTTCATTGTCTTACCGCTTCTGTGCCTGCCGCGCCTGCGGACCATCTGCACGGAGGAAAAATACTGGGGGAGGTTATAG
- a CDS encoding ABC transporter permease has protein sequence MSRFTHQMTSYWQQMLSVMRNEFRTIFTDAGVVLILVLALIIYATVYSMAYGAQVLRNVPIGVVDECRTPTSRSLIETFNAGPNTYVAYNPTSMEEAKDLFFKRKIYGVVYIPSDYEEKLLGGLQANVAIYADASYFLMYRQVFQEVVTSIGATGAMVEFQRLIAKGANLPQAQATTQPVIYQSHNLFNPYLGYGTFVMPAIIMVIIQQTMLIGIGMIGGTWREFGLYRKLCPPDRKRMSTLPIVLGKALVYGMIYSVTTFYILGLHYRLFHYPMNGATGTIVVFMLAYMAACIALGIAISTLFRYRENSLLLLLWTSIPLLMLSGVSYPREGIPDWLFNLGQIFPSSHGVNAFIRIQSMGASLSEVLSEIRMLCILALVYGGLACIGIHLVLNRADKDDIPAPHTSEPEK, from the coding sequence ATGAGCCGTTTCACACATCAGATGACCTCTTATTGGCAGCAGATGCTGTCGGTCATGCGCAACGAGTTCCGCACGATCTTCACCGATGCGGGCGTGGTCCTGATCCTCGTTCTCGCGCTGATCATCTACGCCACCGTCTACTCGATGGCTTACGGGGCGCAGGTGCTCCGCAACGTGCCGATCGGCGTGGTGGACGAATGCCGCACGCCGACCAGCCGCAGCCTGATCGAGACCTTCAACGCCGGGCCGAACACCTATGTGGCCTACAACCCGACGAGCATGGAGGAGGCCAAGGATCTCTTCTTCAAACGCAAGATCTACGGCGTGGTCTACATTCCGTCGGATTACGAGGAGAAACTGCTCGGCGGCCTGCAGGCCAACGTCGCGATCTACGCCGACGCCAGCTACTTCCTCATGTACCGGCAGGTGTTTCAGGAGGTCGTGACTTCGATCGGCGCCACGGGCGCGATGGTCGAATTCCAGCGTCTGATCGCCAAGGGAGCCAACCTCCCGCAGGCGCAGGCCACGACCCAGCCGGTCATCTACCAGTCCCACAACCTGTTCAACCCCTATCTGGGCTACGGCACATTCGTCATGCCCGCGATCATCATGGTCATCATCCAGCAGACGATGCTCATCGGCATCGGCATGATCGGCGGCACATGGCGCGAATTCGGGCTGTACCGCAAACTCTGTCCGCCCGACCGCAAGCGGATGTCCACGCTCCCGATCGTGCTGGGCAAAGCGCTGGTCTACGGCATGATCTATTCCGTGACGACGTTCTACATCCTCGGTCTGCATTACAGGCTGTTCCACTATCCGATGAACGGCGCGACGGGCACAATCGTGGTCTTCATGCTGGCGTACATGGCGGCCTGCATCGCGCTGGGAATCGCCATTTCGACGCTCTTCCGCTACCGCGAGAATTCGCTGCTGCTGTTGTTGTGGACCTCGATTCCGCTGCTGATGCTCAGCGGTGTCTCCTATCCCCGCGAAGGCATTCCCGACTGGCTGTTCAACTTGGGGCAGATATTCCCCAGCAGCCACGGCGTAAACGCCTTTATCCGCATCCAGAGCATGGGAGCGTCGCTCTCCGAAGTGCTGTCCGAAATCAGGATGCTCTGCATTCTGGCCCTCGTATACGGCGGTCTGGCCTGCATCGGCATCCACTTGGTGCTCAACCGCGCGGACAAGGACGACATCCCGGCGCCGCACACCTCCGAACCGGAAAAGTGA